The Paroedura picta isolate Pp20150507F chromosome 17, Ppicta_v3.0, whole genome shotgun sequence genome contains the following window.
TTCCATGGTAGAACAACaacgtggtgtcatggttaagagtggggcACGcctggttggattccccgctcctccacatgcggccagctaggagcagtcctgtcagagctctctcagccccacctccctcacagggagtctgttgtggggagaggaaagggaaggcgactataagccgctttgaggctccttcgggtagggaaaagcagcatataagaaccaactcttcttcttcttcaataatctcagggctctctcagcctcccccacctcacagggtgtctgttgtggggagaggaaagggaaggcaattgtaagccgctttggcagtctttcaggcagtaaaaagtggggtataaaaaccaaccgtCCTGCTTCATCCACCAAACACCAGCAGCAAAAGAGGGCCGCTCATGGCCATGACATACTTGGGGAACAACTcatagacatggggggggggagatgacccaAGCAAGGCTGGAGGGAGCTGACCGTGAAAAGGACCAAGCTGCGCTTGGGAACATGGAACTAGTTGAAAGTTTGGGGACTAAATAATCAGAAATTGGGCCTGCTCAAtaccctagttcaggggtagtcaacctgtggtcctccagatgctcatggactacaattcccacgatcccctgccagcattcgctggcaggggctcgtgggaattgtagtccatgaacatctgggggaccacaggttgactactcctgccctagttcaggggtggctaaactgtggctccccagctgtccatggactacaattcccaggtagggactcatgggaattgtagtctatggacatctggagagccacagtcgggCCACCCCTGTTTCATGGCAAACGATTTCAAGACGCAGAGTCCCCAGTCCTTCTCCACCTCTCCCCTTTCCCAATTccgcacagcccccccccccctccaccactgTTTATTTGTCTGGGGCTGCAGAGACATTTGGAAGTTCAGAGAGGCACACGCCCCGTCGAGACACGAGCAGAGCAACCGTTCCAAACGGGGAAAGAGGATCGGTCGGGGCCCGATGGCTGCCAAGTCCCTTCTCCGCTGGCATGGCTCATCTGCTCACTCCGGGCAGGGGCCGTGGGGGTGTGCGAAGGCCCCAGCCGAGGAGAAGTGCCAAGAGAAACCTTGGCAGCCCCCCAGCTCCTCCCACAGACCTAGCTGAAGGGCTGCCCCCCACACTTACAGTCCCGCTCTGAATGTCAAAGCATTCATCTTGTCAGAAAAGGGACTGGGATGGGTGGAGTAAGCAAGAAGAAATGGAAGCTGCAGCGTGATTTAGGGGGCTGGGTGGGGGTTATTTATCTTCATGGCTTTTTCCCCCCTGCTGGGTGGGATGATTCACAAGCTGCCCGGGCAGGAAAGCACATGGCTCCTCTGTAAGAGACCTCCTGGCTGATGTAAGCATGATATGGAGATTAGGGGGACGGGGGAAGGTCAGGTCAGCCCAGAATTTACAAGCATCACCAGCTCTGTAACAGCCAGTTGCCTTtcgtagatcatagaatcatagagttggaagggacctcctgggtcatctagtccaaccccctgcactatgcaggatattcacatcccaatcgctcatctactgaaacctgccacccccttgagccttcacagaatcagcctctccgtcagatgaaaGCAAGGCTGTAGGGAAGAGTCTGTCGTAATCCTGGCTGCCAAGCAGGGTCATCTCCGCTGGGAGACCCACAAGGAACTCCCACAAGGGTTgctacagaggcaagcaatggccagcGGGGgagggcaaaccatctctgagcatctcttgcctcgaaaaccccatAAGGAGACAAGATAGGGGAGGGAGTTGAAATTCCTCATCCCTTCTGTCTCAACCCCGGAatcttttcccttctgccttgcGCAAACCAAACCTGCCTTTCCTACTTCAGCTGTGTacatgttgtacaccaccctgagctgacctgctgggagggcagtatagaaatcaaattattattattattattgataataataatcataatcatcataAAGATTAGACCGGCAGGACACATCCCTGAGTAACACATGTTGACCTTTATTAATAAACATTAACCTCTAGGGcaggcaaaactgtggctctccagatgtccatggactataattcccatgaatccctgccagcaagtgctcatgggaattgtagtccatggacatctagactAGAGCATAACGTGGCTTCACTAAGTTTTTACCTTCTGCCTGTTTAGTCTCTGCTGCAATGTATTCTAGCAGCCTCTAAGGGCAGTTTTGACCCTGCAAGGCTCCTGTAGGACAGTCAGGGGCTAAGAAGGCCTAGCCATAGAGAAAATAGGCCAAGGagctaaatatttaaaaattgttaagtTAAGGCAAAGCTAATGTAACCTCTTGACAATATTGCAGCCTTCAGAGCTGAAAAATCTGACCGACTGCTCAGAAATCCTTCTCTCCTCTCCACCTTCCTCATCAGAGAGAGTTTTCCTTCTTCGGTATCATTCATGGGCTATTGCAACCTCTCTTCCGTGCTGCTTTCGTTGGCCAAAGGGCAGCCTCTCGACTAAAGGAAGCTGCTCCTCTTGGCTTCTTGTGCctcaggagagagggagaagggccACTCCACAAGGGTCTGCCCGATGTTAGAGAACCCTGCTAAGGAGAACGGGCAATCTCCTCCTTCCAAGGATGCCTTAGAAATCAGAATTATTCCGGAGGAGCCCAGGAGCATTTACACAGACCGTGGCTGCTAGCTCCCAATTTGGCTTAAAGAAGCATAGGCTGGCTCCCAATTTGGCACCCACCTGACTCCAGGGAGGATAGGCAGAGCCGTGCTGACGTTGTAAGTGCTTTTCAAAGGGCCGTTGCTGAACAAAGCCTGCCTGAGCCACTTCGGCCTTTCCTCCAGAATGGCGCTTTTCCCGCAGTTTTTGGGCTCCATCTTTGCAGCCGTGGTCGAGGTGGCCCTTAGGGTGATGCACGCTGGAATAACTGGCTCCCTGTTTCCGGGGGAAGCCAGAGTTTGCAGATCACTGTCAGAGAGAAAGCCGGCATCGTTCTCCGATCGCGCCGTGGCTTGAGTGTCCAAGCAGGAACGCTAGGCAAGCCTTGGAATAAAACAGCCGCCGGTTCGACCCGCACCTCATCTTCACTTTCTTCTCTAAGCCTGTTCAGTAAGAGGGGGAAAGGGCGCAGAGAAGAATTGGAAGCACAAGTCAATGGCAGCAAAGAATCTAGATAGTTGTGAAAGTATGCTGAATGGAAAGGAATGACATCCTGCATAGCTAGCTTCTCTCCCTATAAAGGCAGGAAGAAAACTGAGCTGGAGGCAGGGTCATTCCCACCAAGGATACCAGGTAGTTCCTGCCTTCTTGAGTGGATGGTGGGAATTACCCACCAAAATGTCCTCCAGCTCAGGGGGAGAATGCCGGCATGCCCTTATTCCCCTTTGTGAATGTAAGAGCCAGCTgcatgctggggtggggggagagacagctGATGTCCAGAGGGCCCATATGGTTAGCATGAGCAGCAGGGAACGAAGAAGAGGCATTACCTGAAGAATCAAcagagtgcaggggtggccaaactgtggctctcctgatgtccatcgactacaattcccatgagcccctgcctttgtAGcgcatggacatcaggagagccagatTTTGGCCGCCCCTGATATAGGGGCTAAATTGTCAGCTTTGGCTCAGCCACTCTCAGCCTAGTGGATCTCACGGGGTCATTCCAAGGATAAACGGAAGAGGAGAATCATCGACATTGCCCTGGTCTCCTTGGAGGACAAGTGGGGTAACGATGCAACCGTGTTCTCTGAGCTGCCCCACTCCCACAATCCACGTACAGCCCATATTTCTTGCCTACTTGTTGctccagaaggggggagggacgcAGAGGTCTGAACAAGAGTGGTCGTTCCACTCTTTCATAAATTAAAATGCACAATTTGCTTGAGAGTTTGGTAAACAGAATACCTGGAGAACGCAGGTATCCAAGAAGTGACTTTTTGCAAGAGGGCCAGAGCACCCAAGGGCTGGGGACAGAGGTGTGCTTCAAAGTGCACCTGGGGCTTTAGAGCACCTATGGAGATTCCCCCACCCAGTTTCATTGAATGGGTCTCACTGTCAGGACCCCGTTCACAGGTTCTCATGTTCTTGCCGTGTTCACTGGTTACCTGTTGAATTGTTTTCATCATGTAATGTTTCCATGGTCTGTTTTTGTTCTTCCCATGTGATGTCTAATTATCTAGTCTAATTGTGCAGTAGTTTTCCACAGACATCCTTCTCGTTATTGCTTTGCTTTATTGTTCTGACCCCTGGTAACCTGATATAGGTTTTTAGGAATGCCTGTactatctaggccaggggtagtcaaactgcggccctccggatgtccatggactacaattcccatgagccccttttgactacccctgatctaggcgaTTGTGAACACTTTTGAATGGGGATGCAGGCCCGGGAAGATTCTTGTGCCTGGCACCTTAATTAGATTTGAACTAGCGGGAAGGGTTGTAACTAGGGGGAAACATAAAGGTATGCTTGTTGGTTTGCAAATTAGTTTTAGCAAGGCAACGCCTTGCTCCCTGTTTGttattccttcaataaagagatttcctttcAACAAGTGAGTGTACTCATTGAGAATTAGCAGAGACTTGACACTCACTGAGTACGGGCAGACCAAAGGACCCACCAAGCAAGCTGTTGCCTGTGTGAGgtatgatgctggactagatggaccaccagtctgatccggaagggctcttcttatgtttgaAATTCCTAAAGAAATGCCTCTATCTGTGGCCACTGTGGCAAACTTCTGGAGCACACACAGAACAGGACTCCCAATCCAGCCAAAATACTGTACTCTGgaatccttctctccttcctcaaaCCCATCCCACCCCTAACCCCCAGAGCCACTGAAGAATTCCATCAAGACAGCGTCTCTCCGCAGAAAATCTCCAAAGCGCAGGTTGCTGTAAATTCATTTATGTGTTTAATAACCAAGGCTTGTTTCTCAAGTCCTCAGGGCTGAACCTTCAAGCATGTGGTTAAATACTTTGCAAGGTCAAGCGAGAGGGTTCAGGGCCTTCGGGACCTAGTTGACACAAGACGaagtccccaccaccacctccagtttAGGCACAAGACTTCCTTTGTAATTAGCCAAAAAAAAATGACATCAACAGAACGCACATGCAGCCTGGGCAGGAAAGAAAGAGCTGCTCGGAGGGAGTCCGGAGCACGGTCCCAGGAGTGCCCTGCTGCATATTAAAAACAAGGGGGTCTGCCCAACTTCGAAAAAGGGGTCCCCACGCACTCGAGAGTAACAGAAACCCACAGCCTCAGCGTCCGACCCCTGCTGCTGACAAGCCAGAGAAGGTGTGAATTTCaagtatttctttatttttattttttttgtaaatgttcCATCCGCCCCGCCGCTGCTAGCGGCTCAAAATGGAGGCGGGTCGGACCATGCCGATGGAACGAGCCCCCTGCGGGGCGGGCGGGGATTAACACAACCCCTCAAACGGATCTGTGCAAACTCGGGAGGAAACCAAACCGCgacggccgggcgggcgggcgctgcTTGGGACTGCCTCGTCGCCTTGTGCAAAAGAGCGACGCGGGACCCAAGCTTGTGCGCTCAGCTCGTCGGCAGGATTAGGCCGCGGCAAGAAGCCGGCCTGGGGTAACACCTGCTCAGACGGCGCAGCATAGAGAACAGGCTGTCACTGCAGATCTCCGATGTCTTACAACACAGGGGGCCcagctgtggctcttcagagatccatggactacaatgcccatgagcccctgccagcatgctggcagggtctcatgggcattgtagtccatgggtgtctggagagccacagttgggccacccctgccttacaagctcctgtccccccccccccctcccagaatacGACAGAATTGTAAACCAATTTCAGAAGGCGGCAGAGCGATCGACTCGTTCGGGAAAACAGAGACTGCGTTTTTCAATCAACCCAAACTCTGAGCCTTCATTGCAAGCCAGGAAATAAAAGCTTTTATGCTTAAAAAGAATGTCGCACGGAGGTCAGGCTCATCTCCGAAGAAAGCCTCGGCAAATTATCCCTTTtaccaaaagtttttttttttttaaatggtgacgttaaaggggagggggggggagtcagttaaTTCAACCAGTGTTAATAAaactcccttttttaaaaaaaaaggtcacGCAATTTCCAAGCAAGCCAATCGGCTCCCagtacagtttaaaaaaacaaaacaaaaataaattaaatcctATGGAAACGTCGTTTAAGTCAGCCCAAACCAAGATGCCAGCTGGGTAGAGATTCAAGGCTATTCCTTTTGGGGGGTGGCGGTCAAATAAACCAACTTACCTGTTCTTGACCCAACTGGCTCTGGCCCTCTCAACAGCTGTCTGGAAAGCAGAAATCTCACACTGCTGCATAAAATGAGACCTGGGGCTTCACATCCAGCCATTCAGACTTAAGAAGTGAGGGTGGGAAAGCCAGAAAGTTAGAGGCATTCCCCACTCGGATGCAATGGACTCATCGGCCAAATTAGGTAACATTTTAAAGGTCAAGGAGGTCTTTAGTCCCCTCTACAGACAGATTAATAAAATTATCCCTTCTTATCAAGCAAAAGATTGGGAAATAGCCTTTCGCTTTGGGAGTCAAGCCAAAAATGCTTCTGCGGGGCCCTgatccaaaaaacaaaaaaactctccACCTTGGGGGAAAAATCTACAGCAAGGGGCTGCCCTGCTCTTTGTTTGCGCCGTGCAGAAAAGAAGGACTGGCGGGTCGTGGGCATGCAAAGATGGCAGAGGACCCCCCCAATGACCCCCACTTCTTTtagctctaggacaggggtggccacactgtgtctctccagacgcccatggaccacagttcccatgagcccctgccatcaggctggcaggggctcatgggaactgtagtccatgggcgtctggagagacacagtttggccacccctgctccagggagagaggaaagggaggcgggaTTCCCTCCACTTACCTCCTCTGGAGCTGCTGTTGGCCTACCTACTGCCAAGTCATTTCCAGAGGGAAAGCTCCACCCCCTTACCGTGGATCACGGGATGCCCAGCAGAGTAGGAGGAGCTTGCCGTCCCGAGAGCCTCAAGGGCCACTGGGAGGTGATCTGAGGCACAGAACAGTGAAATCGGCCCTGGTGGGTCACGTCATCTCAGGGCTGCAGCTACCAAAAAAGTTCCTCAAAGCTCTGCTGGATGGCAGGCACCGTGGATGGCTGTTTTTTGTTACCCATCATCACATTCAAAGGAGAGGGCTGACTTAAAAGAGGTTAGCCAGGTGACAACAATAGGAAAAATGCTGCTTTCATAGGCTTTCAGAGTCTTATTCACCTGGGAATTAATGCATTTGTCGTTAACAAGTAAACACTCTTATTAATCATAGTATACATCTTAAAATTAATCacaactttaaaattaaaaaaaaaagagaaaagaaattcaATGTAAACAGCATTACACACAGTATAAACctgccctggaaaaaaaaaaaaaataaaatctcgcAGAACGTCAATCTGGCACTGTATAATTTAGCAATGttaatttaaaactttaaacccctcccccacccaacaaacaaaaaaaaaaggttggttCTTTTAAAAGTTGTGCAACAAAAGGTCAAGTCATAATTATTCCAAAATCTGAAACCTTtccttttcaaaaataaaaaaaagagagaaaataattgTTTAACTTGAAAACAGGGGGGGAGGATCAAACATTCCAGGAGAAGAACAGGAATaaccccaaaacatttttttttttttttaacgaaaGTGCCTAAAATAATGGGACTGGTATTTTAGAGCCCTTACAGGTAACAAGGCAGAGAAAGGTGTAAAGTAGAAAAATCTGGAGCGTCTGTAAATTCCAGAGGAGTCCACAGCTTACAAATGACGAAggttcagcggggggggggacggacgacCCTCCTGCCGGAGGCGGCTAAGTCGGGGGCTCGGCCCTGAAGCTGTCGGTCTGTGAAGCCGCCGGGCCTCTGCCCTCCTCGTCCTTCTTCCGCCGTTCCACTTCCCACTCCACAAAGGTGTCGAAGAGACTGGGCCAAGCCTCGTCCTCGCTGTAGTTGCTGAGGTCCGGCCCGATCACCTGAGTAAAATTGAGGAACATGTTCCACGTGTCCCGGGAAATGCCCTTGATTCCTGAGGGGTTCTCGTTCAAGAAGTGTAGCCACTGGTCCAAGATTGGGGGCTTGTTTTGTGTGAAGACTAACTTCCAAAGGGCGATGGCGATTTCTCGGTGGAGCGACCGTTGGCCCTCTTCGGAGTCCAGGCCAAACTGGAACGTGAAGCGGTAGAGATCCTTGAACTTCTCCTCTTGCTTGGCTTCGCTCAGGAGGCTGGGGAACTGGGCGCAGATCCCCTCGATGGTGTCCGCGTGGATGGCCCTGCAGCCGTCGAAGAATTCGCTCCTGTCGCCAACCAAGAGAGAAGCCGGTTAAGAGTGGAGAAAGACACAGCGTCCCCGATCCGAGGACcgctctcctcttttcaaaattaTCTCGCGCGCCGGACGTGGCAGAACAGCACCGGCACCCTTGCGTGGAAAGCCTTAAAACTTGACCACGAGCAAAAAAGAGGGGACGGGGGGGACGTTATATCCAAGCGAGAAAAGGAGAAGATCGGCTGCTCTTCCGTCAGGAGCTGCCAAGGAAAAATGGGCTGATGGACCTCTGTGTCTCCCCGTCCTTGGCCTTTATGGACATGGGCCCATGTATTTTTCTGCTGCTCAGactgtctgcagcaggaagggaggtGCGCGTCTAGGACTGGACATGCCATGGCTCTCGTCCACCCATAACCCCCACAAATCTGAATGTTGGCCGAACAAGATCGTGCCAAATTTAACAactgtttgtgtctgtgtgtgcatgtgtggggcgGAGACTGTATTCAAGGCAGGCGGGTGGACATCAGACTAATAATAAAGCTGGTGCCCAAGATGCATTcaaggagactcccccccccccatagcttgCTTTATGCTCCTCTTGCTTCCATGTTTACTCTCCATCAACCGTAAGAACTAGAAACTTAGTCCTCTGAACTATACAAGACCCCACaaatggtagtcaaactgcggccctccagatgtccatggaccacaattcccatgagcccctgccagctcaagcGTGAGCCTAGGAAGTGGCTTAGCACATGCTGCCCCAGCATCCCATTTCCCACAATGGCTTACCAGATATCCGCAGAAGGAACCCAGGGGGAGCATGGAGGCCTGCCCCACGGCTattgactcccccctccaagcacCTGGCATTCGGCAGCTGAACGCGGAGGCTTCTGTTAGTCGAGACTCATGGCCTCCGACAGACGGGTGCGagtgggcatttatttatttactgaatttgttccccaccccctcggcaagccggctcgtggcgggtgactGAATAAAACccccatccttatccatccatggttcctctatatatttgtgaaacagcctgggggagggggggtggaacgtgtccagctgtccaagttggaatagggccaatctgattggccctgtccctacagctcccgccccccctccatgGACACTAGCCAGAGACGTaccggagacagagagagacacacagagccctgccagaccgaacacaagccctcattcccgcCTGTTACTCccgctgcaagggaggcagagaaagacacagagagagctgccccaagctgctgacagagacacagagagagccgtcCCTGCCGCgacggagggagagaaagacagagacagagagctgccccaaactgcacaccagccctccttccctcctataaaccagccctcattacctgctatgcctcctgctgcgaggcacacgggAAAATGTGTTGGCGTATcttccgggggggaggggaggggcatcagATCTCCTCcctgcactggcctcatccatagaccatTGCGGGACCTCTTGGGCTAGCCAGGGCCACAACCTAGATGGGGGCTCCGTGAATTGCTGCTTTGTTTTGCCCAGCCTGAACCTATTACTAATGGGCTTCACTGAGTACTCCAGTTGCATTTCGGTAAaaaatttgggggaaagggaacTAAAATATCCTCTGTCTATTTTCAGTGTTTCCACGTGTGTCGTATTATGTGGGGCCCTCTAGTCAATCCTTTCCCCAGATGATTTTTGTGGAACTTTAGCTCTAACTTTTCTCtcgtacactttttaaaaaatgcacagaatCTCTAGGCAGGGGGCCAGTTTATCCCTATGTTTTATAGAGAAAttagagaagaggaaaaaaatgtccacttttggagggagggaTGCACGGAGAGGAGACAAAAATAAATGTTCCGGCTTCAAGGACCACGGGAAGTGCGGatttcagctggccacgcctccctgccacacccccataaGCGAAATAATTCCACGGGCCCTTCACTCTCCTTttactccttcccccccaccttttCTACTGCCGCAGTGGCTCTGCGTCATGTAGgcaggaaagaagggcaggagctgagaagacagcccgcaTCCCCCATGCCACGACACAACCAACCCCCTTCCCTTTGATTCTAACACTCATCAAGCCCTCTAGGCAGAGGTGGCcaagttccctagcttgtgtccAAGTCCGTTAAgacaagaggggaaaggctgtagacccctccagagctccctctggaggggcctgcagcctttcccctcttgtcTTAACGGACTCggacacaagctagggaacttggccacctctgccttaatggacccctggttggaaatttCTGGACTGGAAACCCAGGGAGACATGAAGTCATGGTAGTCCTTGCCAGTCTCCTCCAACAGCACAATAACGTTGGGAGACATTTCAGAAGAAACACGCGGCAGCACTCCAGCTGTTGGAGATGCTCAAAAGGACAAAGAAATCAAACAACGCACCGCCCCTCCCTTGAAGAGGGTGGAGCAAAGCAACGGTGGGCCCAGGGCATCGGGCCCACCCAACATGTCTTTGTCCCTCCCTCGGACAAGCAGGGCAGCTCTTCAACTAAGTACAGAGATGCGGTTCCAACCCACCTTGTGAATTTGCACATGGTAGCCGCTTGGAACTTCCACGCAAGGACCAACACCTTGAACTCGGTGGGGTCAACGCAGAGGTCATTGCAAAAGCGTTCCATGCCCTCTTCCAAGATGGCCTCTTCCCGCTCGTCCTTGTACCGCCTGAATAACTCCTCAGTCCTGTGGAGGGAGGATTCCTCAGTGCCGGAGACCGACTCTTTCTTGGCGTCGCCCGAGGAAGCCGGCGGCTGGCTGGCCTCTACCGCAGCCTCCATCTTCTTTGTCCCGTTGACGAGGATGTCCCCGGAGGATTTCCCGCAGACCGTGCTGTGCTCTTCTTTGTGGATCGTGCTCCGCTTGCCGTGAGCCTTACTGCTCGACTCCCGGTCGCCATTTTTGCTGCCGAGCGTGGAAGAAGGGTTCTTGCACTTGGTGACACACTGGCCCATATtggtgcgccccccccccccggctgtcacAGCAGTCCCCAGGCGGTCACGCACCCACTCCACTGGTCTTCGGCAGACCTCAACATACCATCAACGAGAGTCAGCCAACCTGCAGGGTGGGGAAGAAGGGACAGATGTTCAGAAGCATTCCGTTTGGTGTTACTGGGCCACAAGTTGCACGACAGGCCAAGGGGGAAAAATGCATGCACAACCTTCCATAAAGAGGCTGCCTGATGTGAAGCTACTTTATACCAAgtaagaccactggtccatctagctcagtactCCATTCTTTTTGGTGGTGGCTTTCTAGACGGTCTAGAGAAGTTTCCCCCAACATCCCTTACCTGTGCTAATTTAACTAAAAATGCCAGAAGCCAAGCCCTGTCATATTTCCAAAATTGCCCCAACCACAAATGACTATTTTCTTTACAGCTCACCCATGGCCCTCCTAGCAGCATCCCAAGAACTCCTAAGAGGTCTCCTATCTGGGgaatcaatcaaccaaccaaccaaccgaccaaccaaccaaccaaccaaccaaccaaccaaccagccagccagccagccagccagccagccagccagccagccagccagccagccagccagccagccatccatccatccatccatccatccatccatccatccatccatctctagtTAATGCAAAATTCAAATCTATCTAATGCAAAAtacaatatctatctatctatctatctatctatctatctatctatctatctatctatctatctatctatctatctatctatctatctatctatctatctatctatctatctatctatctatctatctatctatctatctatctatctatctatcatatattgccctccccggaggctcagggcggtttacataataacaaggaacaatacataaaacggtctataaaaacaactaataattgtaaccagataacagtgcaACAGCACAATCTACCTCTCCGTAGCTCCATCAAGTTCACAAACCTTCAGATCGCAGCCTGGGGCCACAGGAAAgggattgctcccccccccacacaaaatgCAGCATCCGGTGCCACTGGCGGGGCAGGCCggagaccttctgcatcccaTCACAGGTGCGCTAC
Protein-coding sequences here:
- the DCUN1D3 gene encoding DCN1-like protein 3, producing MGQCVTKCKNPSSTLGSKNGDRESSSKAHGKRSTIHKEEHSTVCGKSSGDILVNGTKKMEAAVEASQPPASSGDAKKESVSGTEESSLHRTEELFRRYKDEREEAILEEGMERFCNDLCVDPTEFKVLVLAWKFQAATMCKFTRSEFFDGCRAIHADTIEGICAQFPSLLSEAKQEEKFKDLYRFTFQFGLDSEEGQRSLHREIAIALWKLVFTQNKPPILDQWLHFLNENPSGIKGISRDTWNMFLNFTQVIGPDLSNYSEDEAWPSLFDTFVEWEVERRKKDEEGRGPAASQTDSFRAEPPT